The following are from one region of the Tenacibaculum dicentrarchi genome:
- a CDS encoding FAD:protein FMN transferase — MLKVLVSSIVFLLSFSVKSQEVYTEKTLLMGVDFEFTVVAKTPEKAAFFIKEAIKETLRIENLISSWKATSQTSEIIRNAGIKPVKVSSELVGLIARSNRISALTNGNFDISFASLDRLWYFNKPMKNLPDSLAVLNSVKNINYKNIIVDTQKNTVFLTKKGMRIGFGSIGKGYAAEKVKAKLKKLGVTAGLVNASGDLTTWGNHPITKKWLIKLADPNNILKSIGAFKLHNNAVVTSGNYAKYIEFNGIKYSHIIHPKTGWPVRGLKSVSVFCQNTELADALATAVYVLGKEKGLTLINQLKGVECLLITADNKMKTSTNLKLN, encoded by the coding sequence ATGCTAAAAGTACTGGTATCATCAATAGTATTTCTTTTATCTTTTTCAGTAAAATCACAAGAAGTATATACAGAAAAAACACTTTTAATGGGCGTTGATTTTGAGTTTACAGTGGTTGCAAAAACGCCTGAAAAAGCAGCTTTTTTTATTAAAGAAGCAATAAAAGAAACCCTACGTATTGAAAATTTAATATCGTCATGGAAAGCGACTTCTCAAACATCAGAAATTATTAGAAACGCAGGGATAAAGCCTGTAAAAGTGAGTAGTGAGTTAGTCGGTTTAATAGCTCGAAGTAACAGAATATCAGCCTTAACAAATGGTAATTTTGATATCAGTTTTGCTTCGTTAGACAGGCTTTGGTATTTTAATAAACCAATGAAGAATTTACCTGATAGCTTGGCGGTTTTAAATTCTGTAAAAAATATCAATTACAAAAATATTATTGTTGATACACAAAAAAATACCGTGTTTTTAACTAAAAAAGGCATGCGTATTGGCTTCGGATCTATCGGAAAAGGCTATGCTGCCGAAAAGGTAAAAGCTAAATTAAAAAAGTTAGGAGTAACCGCAGGTTTGGTAAATGCTAGTGGCGATTTAACCACTTGGGGAAATCATCCGATTACTAAAAAATGGCTGATAAAACTCGCAGATCCTAATAATATATTAAAAAGTATTGGTGCCTTTAAATTACATAATAATGCCGTGGTAACCTCAGGGAATTACGCAAAATATATTGAATTTAATGGCATTAAATATTCACATATTATTCATCCTAAAACAGGCTGGCCGGTTAGGGGTTTAAAAAGTGTTAGTGTTTTTTGTCAAAATACCGAATTAGCCGATGCCTTAGCAACCGCTGTTTATGTACTAGGTAAAGAAAAAGGATTGACGCTTATAAATCAGCTAAAAGGTGTTGAATGTTTGCTAATTACTGCTGATAATAAAATGAAAACATCTACGAACTTAAAACTAAACTAA
- a CDS encoding PorP/SprF family type IX secretion system membrane protein: MLLKKILLISAFIFSFCAVSQNKINYGLYNNNLNLINPAFAGQADNTSILINSKTQWVGVTDAPKTSTVSLNIPLKENIGIGLNIINDKIFVFNQTQISLDASYKLKVSKDHNISFGIKAQANLYSGEFNTIKTAAKNDAFFAESINNFSPNFSMGAALIHQDYYLHATLNTLLIDQRYKDLNSSKNKSKLHMNIGGGYTIKLNNYLNLTPSTLLTVIEGAPLSIDANTTLEINEKYDVGLSYSFNNSMQINTKITATNWLDIGYGYSIYTNKISPYQNGTHEFFALFNLDDIF, from the coding sequence ATGTTACTAAAAAAAATACTATTAATAAGCGCATTCATATTCAGTTTTTGTGCTGTTTCTCAAAATAAAATAAATTACGGTTTATATAATAATAACCTAAACCTAATTAATCCTGCTTTTGCTGGTCAAGCTGATAACACATCAATACTGATAAACTCTAAAACGCAATGGGTTGGTGTAACAGACGCGCCTAAAACAAGTACGGTTTCGTTAAATATTCCTTTAAAAGAAAACATCGGGATTGGTTTAAATATTATTAATGATAAAATATTTGTTTTTAACCAAACACAAATTTCGTTAGACGCCTCTTACAAACTTAAAGTAAGTAAAGATCATAATATATCATTTGGTATTAAAGCTCAAGCAAATTTATACAGTGGCGAATTTAACACTATTAAAACAGCGGCAAAAAATGATGCTTTCTTTGCGGAATCTATTAATAACTTCAGCCCTAATTTTTCTATGGGAGCAGCATTAATTCACCAAGATTATTACCTGCATGCAACACTAAACACCTTATTAATCGACCAGCGATATAAAGACCTTAACAGCAGTAAAAACAAAAGTAAGTTACATATGAATATTGGTGGTGGTTACACCATAAAACTGAACAATTACTTAAACTTAACACCTTCTACATTGCTAACCGTTATAGAAGGAGCACCATTAAGTATTGATGCAAACACCACCTTAGAAATTAACGAAAAATACGATGTTGGGCTGTCGTATTCTTTTAATAATTCGATGCAAATAAACACCAAAATAACCGCAACAAACTGGCTTGATATTGGCTATGGTTATAGCATTTACACCAATAAAATAAGCCCTTATCAAAATGGAACTCACGAATTTTTTGCCTTATTTAATTTAGATGATATTTTTTAA
- a CDS encoding gliding motility-associated C-terminal domain-containing protein — protein sequence MFKKVFFIILVIVHFSTISAENKIYAIENTSLHTDKHQNSLTEITLCEGEDLSLTAEFFVGATYKWFTSDNKTINSIDLVRSNISVNMAGLYILTIHNNGCNDDAEINVIVIPKPNAGTNGSLNILKGITPSEQELFNALGGNPEQNGVWTTNNNAYTYTVNSNTCKSTAKATVNIIEDVKITNAFTPNKDGINDTWVILSDLSKIYPKNQLFIFNRHGNKVYQATPYKNNWDGIANSNLIINNHNKLPVGAYYYVLELNDTNNTAFKGWVYINY from the coding sequence ATGTTTAAAAAAGTATTCTTTATTATTTTGGTTATAGTGCATTTTAGTACAATATCGGCGGAAAATAAAATTTATGCGATAGAAAACACTTCTTTACATACAGATAAACATCAAAATTCTTTAACAGAAATCACCCTTTGTGAAGGAGAGGATTTATCGCTTACAGCAGAATTTTTTGTGGGCGCAACTTACAAATGGTTTACCTCGGATAACAAAACAATTAATAGCATTGATTTAGTCCGTTCAAATATTTCCGTAAATATGGCGGGGCTTTATATTTTAACCATCCATAATAATGGTTGTAATGATGATGCGGAAATTAATGTTATCGTTATTCCTAAACCAAATGCGGGAACAAACGGTTCTTTAAATATTTTAAAAGGTATTACCCCTAGCGAGCAAGAATTATTTAATGCTTTAGGAGGAAATCCTGAACAAAATGGTGTTTGGACAACCAATAACAACGCATATACCTATACCGTAAATTCAAATACCTGTAAAAGCACTGCCAAAGCTACAGTAAATATTATTGAAGATGTTAAAATAACAAATGCTTTTACCCCTAATAAAGACGGTATTAACGATACTTGGGTTATCCTTTCAGATTTATCAAAAATATATCCGAAGAATCAATTATTCATCTTTAACAGGCATGGAAATAAGGTATATCAGGCTACTCCTTATAAAAATAACTGGGATGGTATTGCCAATTCAAACCTGATTATTAACAACCATAATAAACTTCCTGTAGGTGCTTATTATTACGTTTTAGAATTAAACGACACTAATAATACCGCTTTTAAAGGTTGGGTATATATTAATTATTAA
- a CDS encoding PorP/SprF family type IX secretion system membrane protein yields the protein MKKTTIIIGFLLLILGSIHNLSGQNTADFSVFNHSLNIINPAFTGKNNKTQIATNYKKVWAGIENSIRSNIVCFSMPTQKGIGIGVTVLNDSFYLYNQTSVAADISSKVKLDANHELLFGLKASVNFFGINLKNLNTFQSNDPLFMQNEQLISPNFSVGFALRNERYFAHIALLDVLRERKNTASVNTLNTMRVNFGAGIYHQLNPVLGLTNTALFRATKGAPLSIDITSMFSVNNKYDIGLTYRYNAALMTNFLIKTTNWLQLGYSYGIPTNEIAKYNNGTHEFFIRIYFNTKINNRFKWRLGCF from the coding sequence ATGAAAAAAACGACTATTATTATCGGGTTTTTACTACTAATACTAGGTAGTATTCATAATTTAAGCGGTCAAAATACGGCTGATTTTTCGGTTTTTAATCATAGTTTAAATATTATAAACCCTGCTTTTACCGGTAAAAATAATAAAACACAAATAGCAACTAATTATAAAAAAGTATGGGCAGGTATTGAAAACTCCATACGTTCTAATATTGTTTGCTTTAGCATGCCTACCCAAAAAGGAATTGGTATTGGTGTTACTGTACTTAACGATTCTTTTTACCTGTATAATCAAACAAGTGTTGCTGCCGACATTTCTTCTAAAGTAAAATTAGATGCAAATCACGAACTATTATTTGGTTTAAAAGCATCGGTAAATTTCTTTGGAATTAATTTAAAAAACCTGAATACTTTTCAAAGTAACGACCCTTTATTTATGCAAAATGAGCAGCTAATTTCGCCGAATTTTTCCGTTGGTTTTGCCCTAAGAAATGAACGTTATTTTGCACATATTGCCTTATTAGATGTTTTAAGAGAACGTAAAAACACCGCATCTGTAAATACTTTAAATACAATGCGCGTAAATTTTGGGGCAGGAATTTATCATCAACTTAACCCTGTTTTAGGCTTAACTAACACCGCATTATTTAGAGCCACAAAAGGAGCACCACTTTCTATTGATATTACTTCAATGTTTTCTGTAAACAATAAATATGATATTGGGCTTACCTACCGATATAATGCTGCTTTAATGACTAATTTCCTTATAAAAACCACCAATTGGCTACAACTAGGCTATAGTTATGGTATTCCTACCAATGAAATTGCAAAGTACAACAATGGAACCCACGAATTTTTTATCCGAATATATTTTAATACCAAAATAAATAACCGTTTTAAATGGAGATTAGGCTGTTTTTAA
- a CDS encoding gliding motility-associated C-terminal domain-containing protein, translating to MKKIFLLVLSFLATTIYAQGNQVTVGTPKCGSSISKAAPARYDYVLEKENSWASMLYNPSQISASGAIKGLAFYVDCMTFNECNFDTAKNQKIYLKEVDFNQFNSTSEPDLTTFTKVYDGDITWKRGLTIENSKTQVVFDTEFEYSGKKSLVVYFSNENNKPLGGYTGCGTSPSFLWNDAGENTVVYEVFKKGEKKGEGNYAKELPVTRFYFDEMNTEDFTPSEQKATITADTKTIRANGVSSSLITVQLYNEDGSVLQYANQRVTLSTTAGVLGSVMDKKDGTYTAYLTSSTEEETAVISGMLNGVMIRYTEEVKFTKNKITDSENDQIPTTDDITKSNNLVQGFSPNNDGINDTWQIFSNTDIATKYPNNSLFIFNRLGYQVYDAAPYKDDWNGESNGKITISKDAKLPIGSYYFIFNTGQDKEIIKGWVQINY from the coding sequence ATGAAAAAAATATTTTTACTCGTTTTATCTTTTTTAGCAACCACAATTTACGCACAAGGCAACCAAGTTACTGTTGGTACTCCAAAATGTGGAAGTTCTATTTCTAAAGCTGCTCCTGCCCGTTACGATTATGTGCTTGAAAAAGAAAATAGCTGGGCTAGCATGTTATATAATCCATCACAAATAAGTGCTTCTGGTGCTATAAAAGGACTTGCTTTTTATGTTGATTGTATGACATTTAATGAATGTAATTTTGACACGGCAAAAAATCAAAAAATATATTTAAAAGAAGTTGATTTCAATCAATTTAACAGTACTTCAGAACCTGATTTAACAACGTTCACCAAAGTATATGATGGTGATATTACCTGGAAAAGAGGACTTACTATTGAAAACTCTAAAACACAGGTTGTTTTTGATACCGAATTTGAATATTCTGGTAAAAAAAGCTTAGTCGTTTATTTTAGTAATGAAAACAATAAGCCTTTAGGAGGTTATACAGGCTGTGGAACTTCACCTTCTTTTTTATGGAATGATGCAGGAGAGAATACTGTTGTTTATGAAGTTTTCAAAAAAGGTGAGAAAAAAGGCGAGGGAAATTATGCGAAAGAACTTCCTGTTACTCGTTTTTATTTTGATGAAATGAATACCGAAGATTTTACACCCTCTGAACAAAAAGCAACAATTACTGCCGATACTAAAACAATAAGAGCAAACGGTGTTTCATCGAGCCTTATTACCGTGCAATTATACAACGAAGATGGAAGCGTTTTACAATACGCAAACCAAAGAGTTACTTTAAGTACTACCGCAGGGGTTTTAGGATCTGTTATGGATAAAAAAGATGGTACTTATACCGCTTATTTAACCAGTAGTACCGAAGAAGAAACAGCCGTTATTTCAGGAATGTTAAATGGCGTTATGATTAGATATACTGAAGAAGTAAAATTCACCAAAAATAAAATTACAGACTCTGAAAATGATCAAATTCCTACTACAGATGACATCACAAAATCAAATAATTTAGTACAAGGGTTTTCACCAAATAACGATGGTATAAACGATACTTGGCAAATTTTTAGTAATACCGATATCGCTACAAAATATCCTAATAATAGCTTATTTATTTTTAATCGATTAGGTTACCAAGTATATGATGCAGCGCCTTATAAAGATGATTGGAATGGTGAATCTAACGGTAAAATTACTATTTCTAAAGATGCTAAACTTCCTATAGGTTCTTATTATTTTATCTTTAATACAGGTCAAGACAAAGAAATCATTAAAGGTTGGGTACAAATAAATTATTAA
- a CDS encoding DUF4266 domain-containing protein, with product MIKKTMAFLLIALTFSNCVSVKPYQKMYLNDEDMALSSRKIEQYETSSQNYREGASGANGGKTGGGCGCN from the coding sequence ATGATAAAAAAAACAATGGCATTTTTATTGATAGCACTCACTTTTTCAAATTGTGTAAGTGTAAAACCTTATCAAAAAATGTATTTAAATGATGAAGATATGGCTTTATCATCAAGAAAAATTGAACAATACGAAACAAGCTCTCAAAACTATAGAGAAGGAGCTTCAGGTGCTAACGGAGGAAAAACAGGAGGCGGATGTGGATGCAACTAA
- a CDS encoding DUF3570 domain-containing protein has product MWMQLNTRLMIALCFIAGVNAYSQNKIKQLDKVEVDILYNYYEQDGNNGAVTGGLGTEKLDNNAPQISVSIPVNKTATFGATLGLDHYTSASTANIDKYGAVTSASTRSETPENNDNNLASEDTRKYLSLNFSRLMPDNNSAVSVLYGYSKEFDVTSNYGKITWQKDSKDGNKFLSITAGVFIDKWLLIYPGEIRDGRNTGAGGGKNGHHHDDDDDDDDDDDDHDYDYYYDYFNTDKDDDKDDDDDHDHDHHDRLVTKNYSARDDDDDDDDDDYYGNQTAAAFKGYDKDTRFTYNVGATYGGNINSRLNASVTAEVIIQKGILNTPFHRVYFNDGITQEQFKHVKSEKLPKSRVKKALGFRANYFVSNFLVTRLFYRWYTDDFGIKASSFEIETPIKLGDGFTLYPFYRFHTQTKSDYFEAYGAHNLDAEYYTSDYDLAKFTTNKYGVGMKFSPVNGVLGFKINKKREFQFKSLEFRLSRFKRSTGLEATSITLKNTFTF; this is encoded by the coding sequence ATGTGGATGCAACTAAATACTAGATTAATGATTGCTTTATGCTTTATAGCAGGTGTAAATGCTTATTCACAAAATAAAATAAAACAATTAGATAAGGTTGAGGTAGATATTTTATATAACTACTATGAACAAGACGGAAATAATGGTGCGGTAACAGGAGGTTTAGGTACCGAAAAATTAGATAATAATGCGCCGCAAATATCGGTTTCAATACCGGTAAATAAAACGGCAACTTTTGGGGCAACTTTAGGCTTAGATCATTATACGTCGGCAAGTACGGCTAATATTGATAAATACGGTGCTGTAACATCGGCAAGTACTCGTTCAGAAACTCCTGAAAACAATGATAATAATTTAGCGAGTGAAGATACTCGAAAGTATTTGTCGTTAAATTTTAGCAGGTTAATGCCCGATAATAATTCGGCAGTTTCTGTATTGTATGGTTATTCAAAAGAGTTTGATGTTACCTCAAATTATGGTAAAATTACTTGGCAGAAAGATTCGAAAGACGGTAATAAGTTTTTAAGTATTACTGCGGGAGTTTTTATCGATAAATGGCTTTTAATTTATCCTGGTGAAATTAGAGATGGTAGAAATACTGGCGCAGGTGGCGGTAAAAATGGACATCACCATGACGATGACGACGACGATGATGATGACGACGATGACCATGATTATGATTATTATTACGATTATTTTAATACTGATAAAGACGATGATAAAGATGATGACGATGATCACGATCATGACCACCACGATCGTTTAGTTACTAAAAATTATAGTGCTAGAGATGATGACGACGACGACGATGATGATGACTATTATGGAAATCAAACAGCAGCAGCTTTTAAAGGTTATGATAAAGACACTAGGTTTACTTATAATGTAGGTGCAACTTATGGCGGGAATATAAATAGCCGATTAAATGCCTCTGTAACTGCTGAGGTTATTATTCAGAAAGGGATTTTAAATACGCCTTTTCACCGTGTTTATTTTAATGACGGAATTACTCAAGAGCAATTTAAACATGTTAAAAGTGAAAAATTACCGAAATCAAGAGTGAAAAAAGCCCTTGGTTTTAGAGCAAATTATTTTGTTAGTAATTTTTTAGTAACCCGTTTGTTTTACAGATGGTACACCGATGATTTTGGTATAAAAGCGAGTAGTTTTGAAATAGAAACACCAATAAAATTAGGCGATGGTTTTACTTTGTATCCTTTTTATCGTTTTCATACTCAAACAAAATCAGATTATTTTGAAGCGTATGGTGCGCATAATTTAGATGCGGAATATTATACCTCTGATTATGATTTAGCCAAATTCACAACCAATAAATATGGGGTAGGAATGAAGTTTTCACCAGTAAATGGTGTCTTAGGTTTTAAAATCAACAAAAAAAGAGAATTTCAGTTTAAATCATTAGAATTTAGGTTATCACGTTTTAAAAGATCTACCGGATTAGAGGCAACTTCGATCACTTTAAAGAACACGTTTACCTTTTAA
- a CDS encoding imelysin family protein: MKKIIFGIFGILLISFVFSCKNQGEEPIVMDNVFFETYYSDNILPSLTNFKQALKTQQTNIANFKASKSDADYKKLAAQWLVSAKAYSKTEVYNFGLIKNNYYSLSIYNYPINTALIEKNITDKSIYNQGYFSKQSTTKKGLGTLEYLLFGKQNSIEAKTLLLNDSFRMSYLEAINDELIRLSQVIIDTWEEDYKNNFANANGSTCSENAKCLSINQIINVLDMAKVTKVGKPAGFEKSSNSVPTGLQAYRSKNSLLLIQAMLAEVKDVYFNRKTNYASMVNAIDNSKKISDEISKKFDAVDKEITALNTPLFDAINTDAKTVKPLYNALKELSILFAVDVTSLLSVTVVPTDNDGD; encoded by the coding sequence ATGAAAAAAATTATATTTGGAATCTTTGGAATCCTATTAATAAGCTTTGTTTTTAGTTGTAAAAATCAAGGGGAAGAACCTATAGTAATGGATAACGTTTTTTTTGAAACTTATTATTCAGATAATATTTTACCCAGTTTAACAAACTTCAAACAAGCCTTAAAAACACAGCAAACCAATATTGCTAATTTTAAAGCTAGTAAAAGTGATGCCGATTATAAAAAATTAGCAGCACAATGGTTGGTTTCAGCAAAAGCCTATTCAAAAACAGAAGTTTATAATTTTGGACTGATCAAAAACAATTATTATAGTTTAAGTATTTATAACTACCCTATAAACACTGCATTAATTGAAAAAAATATTACTGATAAATCTATTTACAATCAAGGATATTTTTCAAAACAAAGTACCACTAAAAAAGGGCTTGGCACATTAGAATACCTTCTTTTTGGAAAGCAAAATTCAATAGAAGCTAAAACCCTTTTATTAAATGATTCTTTCAGAATGTCTTATTTAGAAGCTATTAATGACGAACTTATTAGACTTTCTCAAGTTATTATTGACACCTGGGAAGAAGATTATAAAAACAATTTTGCAAATGCAAATGGTAGTACCTGCTCTGAAAATGCGAAATGTTTGAGTATTAATCAAATTATAAACGTGTTAGATATGGCAAAGGTTACCAAGGTTGGAAAACCAGCTGGTTTTGAAAAATCTAGCAATAGTGTTCCTACAGGTTTACAGGCTTATAGAAGTAAAAACTCATTACTATTAATACAAGCGATGTTAGCAGAGGTTAAAGATGTTTATTTTAACAGAAAAACTAACTATGCAAGCATGGTAAATGCTATTGATAATTCTAAGAAAATTTCAGATGAAATATCTAAAAAATTTGATGCTGTTGATAAAGAAATTACCGCTTTAAACACACCTCTTTTTGATGCCATTAATACCGATGCTAAAACGGTAAAACCACTTTATAACGCCTTAAAAGAACTAAGTATTTTATTTGCTGTAGATGTAACAAGTCTTTTATCTGTTACCGTAGTTCCTACCGATAACGATGGTGACTAA
- a CDS encoding thioredoxin family protein — protein MNKIIFTVLFLVVAITINAQVSKNENIVWLTNIEEAQKIANKENKQVFIYFSGSDWCIPCKELKEEVLDSKMFKKKAFSDYVLVNLDFLRSRRKLTKEHIAYIEKAAEKYNNSGAFPFVAVLNNKGKVVKSVDGYKSETASYYINNYLK, from the coding sequence ATGAATAAAATTATTTTTACAGTATTATTCCTAGTAGTGGCTATTACTATAAATGCACAAGTATCTAAAAATGAAAATATTGTTTGGTTAACCAATATTGAAGAAGCTCAGAAAATAGCAAATAAAGAAAATAAGCAGGTGTTTATTTATTTTTCAGGTTCTGATTGGTGTATTCCATGTAAAGAATTGAAAGAGGAAGTTTTAGACTCTAAAATGTTTAAAAAGAAAGCTTTTTCAGACTATGTTTTAGTAAATCTTGATTTTTTACGCAGTAGAAGAAAATTAACCAAAGAGCATATCGCTTATATTGAAAAAGCAGCAGAAAAATACAATAATTCGGGGGCTTTTCCTTTTGTAGCGGTTTTAAACAACAAAGGAAAGGTTGTTAAATCGGTTGATGGTTATAAAAGTGAAACAGCAAGTTATTATATTAATAATTATTTAAAATAA